A window from Lagopus muta isolate bLagMut1 chromosome 5, bLagMut1 primary, whole genome shotgun sequence encodes these proteins:
- the MPL gene encoding thrombopoietin receptor isoform X7, translating to MAACLHQGWLPALLTAVLLSQHSPAVDPEPVTSQDAVLLAEVPEDILCFSRSFEDLTCFWDEEEASGIHCFYYWYSRDAPTMCAVSTQRRGANGMRHICVFPSQDVRLFTQLHVLVLDAATNHTRHRRELSVDAVGLIAPPVNISAHWAGATGQLRVSWQPPLADYPNFFLYEVCYHPMTPTVTPRGTAPGDLPAHPTNGAHPPTARGAASSQGTGQGLVQANTWVILRELQPGVKYHIQVRSKPDGTSMDGVWGPWSEVVVAETPHSSGERLSVSAAGGCRVPTHGSWVLRGLGRSSHSALALTCSGDIGLHCSTPDLRCVRCVWSWDPAEHHSTHELFYQASPSGAGMRDEMWQQCEETSVGTQGRHTCTFQPTAGSPIAVLVNITRLHDPPVLSYFKEPFWLHQAVLTEAPRDVQATAAQGRLTLRWLPPLEALAEQLEYQIRYATDDSLDWKVMQGPARGSRRPRTAPTQLCLQVLQVPRAARKEVLDLRPGARYRAQVRTQPGGPQYRGSWSAWSQPVAVDVAAEAGKGHAGLRAPGWDEENRPALRNRPSVAGWVIPSVTVAPLIFTGVLLGLRCTFPSLYSSVKQKLWPPVPDLHRALGTFLHDSPKQGQPCAFYKQPPEDAVLPCLLEVLPGPRGEPGDPPPEPAASRPAPSTDIANHSYLLMGGWEPRGAPSAPFPPGM from the exons ATGGCAGCCTGCCTGCACCAGggctggctgcctgctctgctcactgctgtcctgctgagccagcacagccctgccgtGGACCCTGAGCCAGTGACATCCCAAG ATGCCGTGTTGCTGGCAGAGGTGCCCGAGGACATCCTCTGCTTCTCCCGCTCCTTTGAGGATCTCACGTGTTTCTGGGATGAGGAGGAGGCAAGTGGGATACACTGCTTCTACTACTGGTACAGCAG GGATGCACCCACCATGTGTGCAGTCTCCACACAGCGCCGTGGGGCCAATGGGATGCGGCACATCTGCGTGTTCCCCAGCCAGGATGTGCGGCTCTTCACCCAGCTCCACGTTCTTGTCCTGGACGCTGCCACCAACCACACCAGGCACAGGCGGGAGCTCAGCGTGGATGCAGTGG GTCTCATCGCCCCACCAGTGAACATCAGTGCCCACTGGGCAGGAGCCACAGGGCAGCTCCGTGTGTCGTGGCAGCCGCCACTTGCTGACTACCCCAACTTCTTTCTCTATGAGGTGTGCTACCATCCCATGACCCCCACAGTGACACCCCGTGGCACGGCACCCGGGGACCTCCCTGCCCATCCCACCAACGGAGCCCACCCACCTACAGCCAGGGGAGCTGCATCCTCCCAGGGAACAGGGCAA GGGCTGGTACAGGCCAACACGTGGGTGATTCTCCGGGAGCTGCAGCCGGGGGTGAAGTACCACATCCAGGTGCGCAGCAAGCCTGATGGCACCTCAATGGATGGTGTCTGGGGGCCCTGGTCGGAGGTGGTGGTCGCAGAGACGCCCCACTCTTCTGGTGAGAGACTGTCCGTCTCcgctgctgggggctgcagagtGCCCACACATGGGAGTTGGGTTCTGCGGGGTCTGGGAAGAAGCAGCCACTCTGCCCTGGCTCTCACCTGCTCAGGGGACAttgggctgcactgcagcactccCGACCTGAGGTGTGTGCGCTGTGTGTGGAGCTGGGACCCTGCAGAGCACCACAGCACCCATGAGCTCTTCTACCAGGCATCTCCGAGTGGGGCTGGCATGAG GGATGAAATGTGGCAGCAGTGTGAAGAGACCAGCGTGGGGACACAGGGCAGACACACCTGCACCTTCCAGCCCACGGCCGGCAGCCCCATTGCCGTCCTGGTGAACATCACCCGGCTGCACGACCCACCCGTGCTCAGCTACTTCAAGGAGCCCTTCTGGCTGCACCAGGCCG TGCTCACGGAGGCCCCGCGGGACGTGCAGGCGACGGCGGCACAAGGCCGGCTCACCTTGAGGTGGCTGCCGCCCCTGGAAGCGCTGGCGGAGCAACTGGAGTACCAGATCCGCTACGCCACGGACGACAGCCTCGACTGGAAGGTGATGCAGGGGCCGGCACGGGGCAGCCGCAGGCCCCGCACAGCCCCaactcagctctgcctgcaggtgctgcaggtcCCGCGGGCGGCCAGGAAAGAAGTGCTGGACCTCCGGCCCGGTGCCCGTTATCGTGCCCAGGTGCGGACGCAGCCCGGTGGGCCGCAGTACCGGGGCAGCTGGAGCGCGTGGTCCCAGCCCGTCGCGGTCGATGTCGCGGCTGAAGCGGGTAAGGGCCATGCGGGTCTGAGGGCGCCTGGGTGGGACGAGGAGAATCGACCGGCTCTGCGGAATCGCCCCTCCGTGGCAGGCTGGGTGATCCCGAGCGTGACGGTGGCACCGCTGATCTTCACCggagtgctgctggggctgcggTGCACCTTCCCGTCCCTGTACAG CAGCGTGAAGCAGAAGCTGTGGCCGCCCGTCCCCGACCTGCACCGCGCGCTGGGCACCTTCCTGCACGACAGCCCCAAGCAGGGCCAG CCCTGCGCCTTCTACAAGCAGCCGCCGGAGGACGCcgtgctgccctgcctgctggaggtgctgcccGGACCCCGCGGCGAGCCAGGGGATCCTCCGCCAGAACCCGCTGCCAGCCGCCCGGCGCCCAGCACGGACATCGCCAACCACTCCTACCTGCTGATGGGCGGCTGGGAGCCGCGCGGAGCGCCCTCGGCCCCTTTTCCCCCTGGGATGTAA
- the MPL gene encoding thrombopoietin receptor isoform X1: MPTCLWHSGATQSGAAQAEMEPEPPSHTLSSDMTPKVQMPCCWQRCPRTSSASPAPLRISRVSGMRRRQVGYTASTTGTAGRVHGDMGRSGDTEGPLPWPDPLPSAGPRLRVLEEPHLFLRDAPTMCAVSTQRRGANGMRHICVFPSQDVRLFTQLHVLVLDAATNHTRHRRELSVDAVGLIAPPVNISAHWAGATGQLRVSWQPPLADYPNFFLYEVCYHPMTPTVTPRGTAPGDLPAHPTNGAHPPTARGAASSQGTGQGLVQANTWVILRELQPGVKYHIQVRSKPDGTSMDGVWGPWSEVVVAETPHSSGERLSVSAAGGCRVPTHGSWVLRGLGRSSHSALALTCSGDIGLHCSTPDLRCVRCVWSWDPAEHHSTHELFYQASPSGAGMRDEMWQQCEETSVGTQGRHTCTFQPTAGSPIAVLVNITRLHDPPVLSYFKEPFWLHQAVLTEAPRDVQATAAQGRLTLRWLPPLEALAEQLEYQIRYATDDSLDWKVMQGPARGSRRPRTAPTQLCLQVLQVPRAARKEVLDLRPGARYRAQVRTQPGGPQYRGSWSAWSQPVAVDVAAEAGKGHAGLRAPGWDEENRPALRNRPSVAGWVIPSVTVAPLIFTGVLLGLRCTFPSLYSSVKQKLWPPVPDLHRALGTFLHDSPKQGQPCAFYKQPPEDAVLPCLLEVLPGPRGEPGDPPPEPAASRPAPSTDIANHSYLLMGGWEPRGAPSAPFPPGM; the protein is encoded by the exons ATGCCAACCTGCCTGTGGCACAGCGGGGCCACACAGAGTGGGGCAGCGCAGGCTGAGATGGAGCCGGAGCCACCGTCCCACACCCTGAGCTCTGACATGACACCAAAAGTGCAG ATGCCGTGTTGCTGGCAGAGGTGCCCGAGGACATCCTCTGCTTCTCCCGCTCCTTTGAGGATCTCACGTGTTTCTGGGATGAGGAGGAGGCAAGTGGGATACACTGCTTCTACTACTGGTACAGCAGGTAGAGTCCACGGGGACATGGGAAGGAGTGGTGACACTGAGGGACCGCTGCCATGGCCAGATCCCCTCCCTTCAGCTGGCCCCAGGCTCAGGGTGCTGGAGGAGCCCCATCTGTTCCTCAGGGATGCACCCACCATGTGTGCAGTCTCCACACAGCGCCGTGGGGCCAATGGGATGCGGCACATCTGCGTGTTCCCCAGCCAGGATGTGCGGCTCTTCACCCAGCTCCACGTTCTTGTCCTGGACGCTGCCACCAACCACACCAGGCACAGGCGGGAGCTCAGCGTGGATGCAGTGG GTCTCATCGCCCCACCAGTGAACATCAGTGCCCACTGGGCAGGAGCCACAGGGCAGCTCCGTGTGTCGTGGCAGCCGCCACTTGCTGACTACCCCAACTTCTTTCTCTATGAGGTGTGCTACCATCCCATGACCCCCACAGTGACACCCCGTGGCACGGCACCCGGGGACCTCCCTGCCCATCCCACCAACGGAGCCCACCCACCTACAGCCAGGGGAGCTGCATCCTCCCAGGGAACAGGGCAA GGGCTGGTACAGGCCAACACGTGGGTGATTCTCCGGGAGCTGCAGCCGGGGGTGAAGTACCACATCCAGGTGCGCAGCAAGCCTGATGGCACCTCAATGGATGGTGTCTGGGGGCCCTGGTCGGAGGTGGTGGTCGCAGAGACGCCCCACTCTTCTGGTGAGAGACTGTCCGTCTCcgctgctgggggctgcagagtGCCCACACATGGGAGTTGGGTTCTGCGGGGTCTGGGAAGAAGCAGCCACTCTGCCCTGGCTCTCACCTGCTCAGGGGACAttgggctgcactgcagcactccCGACCTGAGGTGTGTGCGCTGTGTGTGGAGCTGGGACCCTGCAGAGCACCACAGCACCCATGAGCTCTTCTACCAGGCATCTCCGAGTGGGGCTGGCATGAG GGATGAAATGTGGCAGCAGTGTGAAGAGACCAGCGTGGGGACACAGGGCAGACACACCTGCACCTTCCAGCCCACGGCCGGCAGCCCCATTGCCGTCCTGGTGAACATCACCCGGCTGCACGACCCACCCGTGCTCAGCTACTTCAAGGAGCCCTTCTGGCTGCACCAGGCCG TGCTCACGGAGGCCCCGCGGGACGTGCAGGCGACGGCGGCACAAGGCCGGCTCACCTTGAGGTGGCTGCCGCCCCTGGAAGCGCTGGCGGAGCAACTGGAGTACCAGATCCGCTACGCCACGGACGACAGCCTCGACTGGAAGGTGATGCAGGGGCCGGCACGGGGCAGCCGCAGGCCCCGCACAGCCCCaactcagctctgcctgcaggtgctgcaggtcCCGCGGGCGGCCAGGAAAGAAGTGCTGGACCTCCGGCCCGGTGCCCGTTATCGTGCCCAGGTGCGGACGCAGCCCGGTGGGCCGCAGTACCGGGGCAGCTGGAGCGCGTGGTCCCAGCCCGTCGCGGTCGATGTCGCGGCTGAAGCGGGTAAGGGCCATGCGGGTCTGAGGGCGCCTGGGTGGGACGAGGAGAATCGACCGGCTCTGCGGAATCGCCCCTCCGTGGCAGGCTGGGTGATCCCGAGCGTGACGGTGGCACCGCTGATCTTCACCggagtgctgctggggctgcggTGCACCTTCCCGTCCCTGTACAG CAGCGTGAAGCAGAAGCTGTGGCCGCCCGTCCCCGACCTGCACCGCGCGCTGGGCACCTTCCTGCACGACAGCCCCAAGCAGGGCCAG CCCTGCGCCTTCTACAAGCAGCCGCCGGAGGACGCcgtgctgccctgcctgctggaggtgctgcccGGACCCCGCGGCGAGCCAGGGGATCCTCCGCCAGAACCCGCTGCCAGCCGCCCGGCGCCCAGCACGGACATCGCCAACCACTCCTACCTGCTGATGGGCGGCTGGGAGCCGCGCGGAGCGCCCTCGGCCCCTTTTCCCCCTGGGATGTAA
- the MPL gene encoding thrombopoietin receptor isoform X6 has protein sequence MPTCLWHSGATQSGAAQAEMEPEPPSHTLSSDMTPKVQMPCCWQRCPRTSSASPAPLRISRVSGMRRRQVGYTASTTGTAGRVHGDMGRSGDTEGPLPWPDPLPSAGPRLRVLEEPHLFLRDAPTMCAVSTQRRGANGMRHICVFPSQDVRLFTQLHVLVLDAATNHTRHRRELSVDAVGLIAPPVNISAHWAGATGQLRVSWQPPLADYPNFFLYEVCYHPMTPTVTPRGTAPGDLPAHPTNGAHPPTARGAASSQGTGQGLVQANTWVILRELQPGVKYHIQVRSKPDGTSMDGVWGPWSEVVVAETPHSSGDIGLHCSTPDLRCVRCVWSWDPAEHHSTHELFYQASPSGAGMRDEMWQQCEETSVGTQGRHTCTFQPTAGSPIAVLVNITRLHDPPVLSYFKEPFWLHQAVLTEAPRDVQATAAQGRLTLRWLPPLEALAEQLEYQIRYATDDSLDWKVMQGPARGSRRPRTAPTQLCLQVLQVPRAARKEVLDLRPGARYRAQVRTQPGGPQYRGSWSAWSQPVAVDVAAEAGKGHAGLRAPGWDEENRPALRNRPSVAGWVIPSVTVAPLIFTGVLLGLRCTFPSLYSSVKQKLWPPVPDLHRALGTFLHDSPKQGQPCAFYKQPPEDAVLPCLLEVLPGPRGEPGDPPPEPAASRPAPSTDIANHSYLLMGGWEPRGAPSAPFPPGM, from the exons ATGCCAACCTGCCTGTGGCACAGCGGGGCCACACAGAGTGGGGCAGCGCAGGCTGAGATGGAGCCGGAGCCACCGTCCCACACCCTGAGCTCTGACATGACACCAAAAGTGCAG ATGCCGTGTTGCTGGCAGAGGTGCCCGAGGACATCCTCTGCTTCTCCCGCTCCTTTGAGGATCTCACGTGTTTCTGGGATGAGGAGGAGGCAAGTGGGATACACTGCTTCTACTACTGGTACAGCAGGTAGAGTCCACGGGGACATGGGAAGGAGTGGTGACACTGAGGGACCGCTGCCATGGCCAGATCCCCTCCCTTCAGCTGGCCCCAGGCTCAGGGTGCTGGAGGAGCCCCATCTGTTCCTCAGGGATGCACCCACCATGTGTGCAGTCTCCACACAGCGCCGTGGGGCCAATGGGATGCGGCACATCTGCGTGTTCCCCAGCCAGGATGTGCGGCTCTTCACCCAGCTCCACGTTCTTGTCCTGGACGCTGCCACCAACCACACCAGGCACAGGCGGGAGCTCAGCGTGGATGCAGTGG GTCTCATCGCCCCACCAGTGAACATCAGTGCCCACTGGGCAGGAGCCACAGGGCAGCTCCGTGTGTCGTGGCAGCCGCCACTTGCTGACTACCCCAACTTCTTTCTCTATGAGGTGTGCTACCATCCCATGACCCCCACAGTGACACCCCGTGGCACGGCACCCGGGGACCTCCCTGCCCATCCCACCAACGGAGCCCACCCACCTACAGCCAGGGGAGCTGCATCCTCCCAGGGAACAGGGCAA GGGCTGGTACAGGCCAACACGTGGGTGATTCTCCGGGAGCTGCAGCCGGGGGTGAAGTACCACATCCAGGTGCGCAGCAAGCCTGATGGCACCTCAATGGATGGTGTCTGGGGGCCCTGGTCGGAGGTGGTGGTCGCAGAGACGCCCCACTCTTCTG GGGACAttgggctgcactgcagcactccCGACCTGAGGTGTGTGCGCTGTGTGTGGAGCTGGGACCCTGCAGAGCACCACAGCACCCATGAGCTCTTCTACCAGGCATCTCCGAGTGGGGCTGGCATGAG GGATGAAATGTGGCAGCAGTGTGAAGAGACCAGCGTGGGGACACAGGGCAGACACACCTGCACCTTCCAGCCCACGGCCGGCAGCCCCATTGCCGTCCTGGTGAACATCACCCGGCTGCACGACCCACCCGTGCTCAGCTACTTCAAGGAGCCCTTCTGGCTGCACCAGGCCG TGCTCACGGAGGCCCCGCGGGACGTGCAGGCGACGGCGGCACAAGGCCGGCTCACCTTGAGGTGGCTGCCGCCCCTGGAAGCGCTGGCGGAGCAACTGGAGTACCAGATCCGCTACGCCACGGACGACAGCCTCGACTGGAAGGTGATGCAGGGGCCGGCACGGGGCAGCCGCAGGCCCCGCACAGCCCCaactcagctctgcctgcaggtgctgcaggtcCCGCGGGCGGCCAGGAAAGAAGTGCTGGACCTCCGGCCCGGTGCCCGTTATCGTGCCCAGGTGCGGACGCAGCCCGGTGGGCCGCAGTACCGGGGCAGCTGGAGCGCGTGGTCCCAGCCCGTCGCGGTCGATGTCGCGGCTGAAGCGGGTAAGGGCCATGCGGGTCTGAGGGCGCCTGGGTGGGACGAGGAGAATCGACCGGCTCTGCGGAATCGCCCCTCCGTGGCAGGCTGGGTGATCCCGAGCGTGACGGTGGCACCGCTGATCTTCACCggagtgctgctggggctgcggTGCACCTTCCCGTCCCTGTACAG CAGCGTGAAGCAGAAGCTGTGGCCGCCCGTCCCCGACCTGCACCGCGCGCTGGGCACCTTCCTGCACGACAGCCCCAAGCAGGGCCAG CCCTGCGCCTTCTACAAGCAGCCGCCGGAGGACGCcgtgctgccctgcctgctggaggtgctgcccGGACCCCGCGGCGAGCCAGGGGATCCTCCGCCAGAACCCGCTGCCAGCCGCCCGGCGCCCAGCACGGACATCGCCAACCACTCCTACCTGCTGATGGGCGGCTGGGAGCCGCGCGGAGCGCCCTCGGCCCCTTTTCCCCCTGGGATGTAA
- the MPL gene encoding thrombopoietin receptor isoform X2 encodes MPTCLWHSGATQSGAAQAEMEPEPPSHTLSSDMTPKVQMPCCWQRCPRTSSASPAPLRISRVSGMRRRQVGYTASTTGTAGRVHGDMGRSGDTEGPLPWPDPLPSAGPRLRVLEEPHLFLRDAPTMCAVSTQRRGANGMRHICVFPSQDVRLFTQLHVLVLDAATNHTRHRRELSVDAVGLIAPPVNISAHWAGATGQLRVSWQPPLADYPNFFLYEVCYHPMTPTVTPRGTAPGDLPAHPTNGAHPPTARGAASSQGTGQGLVQANTWVILRELQPGVKYHIQVRSKPDGTSMDGVWGPWSEVVVAETPHSSGERLSVSAAGGCRVPTHGSWVLRGLGRSSHSALALTCSGDIGLHCSTPDLRCVRCVWSWDPAEHHSTHELFYQASPSGAGMRDEMWQQCEETSVGTQGRHTCTFQPTAGSPIAVLVNITRLHDPPVLSYFKEPFWLHQAVLTEAPRDVQATAAQGRLTLRWLPPLEALAEQLEYQIRYATDDSLDWKVMQGPARGSRRPRTAPTQLCLQVLQVPRAARKEVLDLRPGARYRAQVRTQPGGPQYRGSWSAWSQPVAVDVAAEAGKGHAGLRAPGWDEENRPALRNRPSVAGWVIPSVTVAPLIFTGVLLGLRCTFPSLYSVKQKLWPPVPDLHRALGTFLHDSPKQGQPCAFYKQPPEDAVLPCLLEVLPGPRGEPGDPPPEPAASRPAPSTDIANHSYLLMGGWEPRGAPSAPFPPGM; translated from the exons ATGCCAACCTGCCTGTGGCACAGCGGGGCCACACAGAGTGGGGCAGCGCAGGCTGAGATGGAGCCGGAGCCACCGTCCCACACCCTGAGCTCTGACATGACACCAAAAGTGCAG ATGCCGTGTTGCTGGCAGAGGTGCCCGAGGACATCCTCTGCTTCTCCCGCTCCTTTGAGGATCTCACGTGTTTCTGGGATGAGGAGGAGGCAAGTGGGATACACTGCTTCTACTACTGGTACAGCAGGTAGAGTCCACGGGGACATGGGAAGGAGTGGTGACACTGAGGGACCGCTGCCATGGCCAGATCCCCTCCCTTCAGCTGGCCCCAGGCTCAGGGTGCTGGAGGAGCCCCATCTGTTCCTCAGGGATGCACCCACCATGTGTGCAGTCTCCACACAGCGCCGTGGGGCCAATGGGATGCGGCACATCTGCGTGTTCCCCAGCCAGGATGTGCGGCTCTTCACCCAGCTCCACGTTCTTGTCCTGGACGCTGCCACCAACCACACCAGGCACAGGCGGGAGCTCAGCGTGGATGCAGTGG GTCTCATCGCCCCACCAGTGAACATCAGTGCCCACTGGGCAGGAGCCACAGGGCAGCTCCGTGTGTCGTGGCAGCCGCCACTTGCTGACTACCCCAACTTCTTTCTCTATGAGGTGTGCTACCATCCCATGACCCCCACAGTGACACCCCGTGGCACGGCACCCGGGGACCTCCCTGCCCATCCCACCAACGGAGCCCACCCACCTACAGCCAGGGGAGCTGCATCCTCCCAGGGAACAGGGCAA GGGCTGGTACAGGCCAACACGTGGGTGATTCTCCGGGAGCTGCAGCCGGGGGTGAAGTACCACATCCAGGTGCGCAGCAAGCCTGATGGCACCTCAATGGATGGTGTCTGGGGGCCCTGGTCGGAGGTGGTGGTCGCAGAGACGCCCCACTCTTCTGGTGAGAGACTGTCCGTCTCcgctgctgggggctgcagagtGCCCACACATGGGAGTTGGGTTCTGCGGGGTCTGGGAAGAAGCAGCCACTCTGCCCTGGCTCTCACCTGCTCAGGGGACAttgggctgcactgcagcactccCGACCTGAGGTGTGTGCGCTGTGTGTGGAGCTGGGACCCTGCAGAGCACCACAGCACCCATGAGCTCTTCTACCAGGCATCTCCGAGTGGGGCTGGCATGAG GGATGAAATGTGGCAGCAGTGTGAAGAGACCAGCGTGGGGACACAGGGCAGACACACCTGCACCTTCCAGCCCACGGCCGGCAGCCCCATTGCCGTCCTGGTGAACATCACCCGGCTGCACGACCCACCCGTGCTCAGCTACTTCAAGGAGCCCTTCTGGCTGCACCAGGCCG TGCTCACGGAGGCCCCGCGGGACGTGCAGGCGACGGCGGCACAAGGCCGGCTCACCTTGAGGTGGCTGCCGCCCCTGGAAGCGCTGGCGGAGCAACTGGAGTACCAGATCCGCTACGCCACGGACGACAGCCTCGACTGGAAGGTGATGCAGGGGCCGGCACGGGGCAGCCGCAGGCCCCGCACAGCCCCaactcagctctgcctgcaggtgctgcaggtcCCGCGGGCGGCCAGGAAAGAAGTGCTGGACCTCCGGCCCGGTGCCCGTTATCGTGCCCAGGTGCGGACGCAGCCCGGTGGGCCGCAGTACCGGGGCAGCTGGAGCGCGTGGTCCCAGCCCGTCGCGGTCGATGTCGCGGCTGAAGCGGGTAAGGGCCATGCGGGTCTGAGGGCGCCTGGGTGGGACGAGGAGAATCGACCGGCTCTGCGGAATCGCCCCTCCGTGGCAGGCTGGGTGATCCCGAGCGTGACGGTGGCACCGCTGATCTTCACCggagtgctgctggggctgcggTGCACCTTCCCGTCCCTGTACAG CGTGAAGCAGAAGCTGTGGCCGCCCGTCCCCGACCTGCACCGCGCGCTGGGCACCTTCCTGCACGACAGCCCCAAGCAGGGCCAG CCCTGCGCCTTCTACAAGCAGCCGCCGGAGGACGCcgtgctgccctgcctgctggaggtgctgcccGGACCCCGCGGCGAGCCAGGGGATCCTCCGCCAGAACCCGCTGCCAGCCGCCCGGCGCCCAGCACGGACATCGCCAACCACTCCTACCTGCTGATGGGCGGCTGGGAGCCGCGCGGAGCGCCCTCGGCCCCTTTTCCCCCTGGGATGTAA